TGCCTCTGCCATACGATTCTTTGGCACCTCTTCAGCAACTGCACAGTAAGGAATCCATTCGTCAGGAGAGTCGTTCTCCTCCATTTGGATCCCTTCTTTCTTCATGGCATCACATAACTGGGAACGAAATTGAAGAAGAGGCATAGATGGGGTCGGACAAAGAAACAGAACATTATTGGGATTTGGGAGGCTTCCAATCGAGGAGAAGGATAGAAATAACGGCTCTTGTTTAGAAGCGAAATTTCTAATAACATGCTCCAGTTTAGGTAAGTCGATTAAAGGACTAACAAACAAGGTAAGATGAGGTCTAGATTCAATCTCGATCAACTGTGTGCTGATTTGGCGTCGAGCAAGCACATTCCAGGCCTTCAAGACTTGGTTTTCCAGGGCTGGGTCGAAGTAAAGCTCGATCGCGTATCCTTGAGACATTGTCACTAGACAAAATTCAAGATCGCGGAATTAAATAATGGGAAATCAACATCCACAAATCACACGACCAATAAAATTGGATAACAAACAGCGTAAAGAAACCTCACAATCCTTGAACAGTAAAATTCTCTCAAAATCCAGAATTTAAAACCTGAAGCTGAATTAAAACTCTGTTACACAATAACAGCCAATAAATGCATTGCAAATAGATGCCAAC
This sequence is a window from Primulina tabacum isolate GXHZ01 chromosome 17, ASM2559414v2, whole genome shotgun sequence. Protein-coding genes within it:
- the LOC142530995 gene encoding uncharacterized protein LOC142530995, whose protein sequence is MSQGYAIELYFDPALENQVLKAWNVLARRQISTQLIEIESRPHLTLFVSPLIDLPKLEHVIRNFASKQEPLFLSFSSIGSLPNPNNVLFLCPTPSMPLLQFRSQLCDAMKKEGIQMEENDSPDEWIPYCAVAEEVPKNRMAEAFTFLRDLKLPVGGYATDISLIEFSPVRELFSFPLGNTLEW